The genomic segment ATTTCTGCAGTATCTAATTTAGAGGCATTAACATAATCCACACCTCTAATATTCGATAGCTTTTCTAACAAATACCTTATTCCACAATAAAATAGCTCATTGTTAGTTATTACAATTGTGCGATATGAAAATTCGTTGTCTTTTTTAGAGGCATTCATATTGTATCTTCTTATAATCAACCTTAATATCCAATAAATTAAAGTTGTCTCTATCTTCCCACCTAAACAACGCAAATCAAATACCAGCTAGCGTGAAAAGCCTAGCTGGTCGTATTTTTTAAAATAATCTAATTAAATTATTGTATCGTGCCGTCTAGTTTATATACAACGATATCATCGATAATGCTGCCTCGGTTTTGTACACCATTGAAGATATCTTCAAATGAAAGCCTTACCTCGTCTTCACCAACTAAGCTGAACGGAATAATGACCGTACTCCAGTGGGTATTATTCCAAAAAGCCTGCACATAATCATTTTGTCGAATGTCTATATAATCGCCAGAGATATGAGTACTAACGCCAGCAAATTTAGCTAAAGCTGAATGAGTACTCGCTTTAACTTTAAATGCCAGTTTGTAGTTACCTGCAGCAAGTGGTATACCGCCTTTGGTATCAACTCGTGCGCTTCCGTATGGAGTTGACAGTGACAACACATAACCTTGTAGGTCTGCCCCTGCTTGTGCCCAAATAGAATTATATTTCAACAACATTGGACCACTACCGTAGCTGTTAAATTTTTTCAACGAACCATAAGGGATCGCCACCGTTGGCGTCGTTTTTTTACTTGAGATTGGCTGGAATCCTGTACCACGCTCAGTATCAAACGATTCATAAAATACGACCTCAACACAGTCTTCTGCAAGATCATCTTTCAGCATTAATGTCGGGGTGCTTCTGGCCATCAATGTTGCACAAGTTTGTGCCTCATAAAGCTCGGTCGTACCAACAATATCCTCCCAGCCTGTCCACCACATGCCCTCTACATCAAGGTCTGGACGAAGCCCGTTGTTGATGGTTCTTGAAGCCGGATCGGAATCGTTGTCTACGTTAACGTTGTTGTCTACGCTAAAGTTGCGCTCCCAGCGCACTGAGTCAATATGATGATCAACTTCATCTAGCCAATCGGCAGAAGCACTGGCGAATGCATAACTATTTAGCATCAGTGGTGCAGCCACCATCGCTGCAATGCTATATTTTTTTTTCATATTATTTTCCTTGTTTTGTTTGTGTTTATTCTTGGGGGTAAAGAATTAGTTCTAATTTTCTATCTTGTTGCAGGCAGTCCGCTCTTTTCTGACCTGTTTCAATTAACATGCAGCGAGAGAATCGTTCGGAGTGGTCATTGACTTGGGTATGAATAATGATGTCATCATCATCGAGAGTCGTGGCACGTTTTATGAGTTCATGTGTATAGTTTCCTCTTTGCTCGGAGAGGATTTCATTGGACTCAGCAATACCAGAGCCATCAGTGTTTACATTGGCTCGTACTTTTTCTATGCCATTTTCACTGTCTATGGTACGAATGATGCTGTTAACTTTTTGCTCTTCGATTGGCGGCAGTTGGCTTTCATTCAAATCGAAATAAGAAATAGCCAAGGTCATCAGTTCTCGTTCTGGCTCTGGGATTGGAGCCTCCTCACAAACAGGACATGGCGCTGGGACAATAACTGGGCTAGGTTCTGGCTGATTCACCGCTGTAATAAAGCTCAATGACATATAAACATCATTTAAGGAGTCATTCGCTTGAGTGACTCGAAACGCATTTCGATAGCCCGCACCAATACGCCAACGCTCAGATAATTGATAATGAAAACCAATATCTAAATAGGGAAAAGCATCACGTATTGTTTCTTGTTCAGAATCTTGGGAAAAATTATCCGTTAACTTAACGCCGACCCCAGTACCAACATAAGCACTGACGGCATCATTTAACCAGTGATGATAGGTGATGTTTGGTCCCATATAGCTCAAACTGTGGCGTGCCGAATCCACAACATCGGTATTATTATATTCAAGACCCACCACTAACTGCTTGGATAACGCTGCGCCAAAACGAAAACCGACACTACTGCCGTAGTCACCACCATATTTCTGATTAGCCACATCAGATTTACCAATTTTTAGTTGAGTGATATAGCGCCATTTTTTCGGATCTAAAGTCACTTTATCCTCTTCAATATCAAACATCGCATCGTCAATATTATCTTGGCTATCAACCGCTAATTCCGACGCAAGCAAATTGGTGCTAACAAAAAATGTTAACATAAGTAACATAAATTTATCATTCATATAATAAAACCAAAGAGATATATCTCAAAGTGACCATCAACGTGTGGGCAATGATTATAAACCTCGCCATAGATAGTCAATATAAAATAGAAACCAAATCTACTTTTCCACCTATTCCTACAAATAAACACCTCCAAAAATAGCAAATATTATCAAACCTCCAATTTGTCTATTTAATCCTACATAAATGCAATTTTGCATGAGTTATAAATATTGAGTGACACGGTGATAATTACAAAAACATAGCTATAAATAACCAACTGCACTATCTATTGGTCATTTATTGATAACGACTAGTTTTATTTCTTGGTATGCATCATTTGTTGTTCACGTTGTACAAAATTATTTACCGTTCACAAACATTCAATAGCAAAATGGTTTGTTATTGATGTGAAACATGAAAAACCTTTATTTAATTAGGAAGAAAAATATGAAAAATAAATTACTCGTTAGTGCTAGTGCGGTCGCGATTATGCTTGGCAGTCTGTCAGTTCAAGCAAATACAGGTACTGTCTATTTTTACGGCGCAGTAACTGATGCGACTTGTGACCTTACCCCTGTTCAAGACGGTGTTGAGTCGGACAGAATCGACCTAGGCACTATGGCACCTTCCGATCTTATGGCACCAGCTGTGAACTTTACCATTGAGCCAAAATCAGGTGGTACTTGTGACGCACTTACAGGAATGGATGCAGAGATTGATTGGGTATTTGGTTCAAATGGTTTAGGTGACAAAGGTCTAGCGAATACGACAGGCAGCGCAACAGGCGTACACATTGGTCTTGCTTACGGCGCGACAGCAATTAGTCAAAACACTGGTGTTGTTTCATTAGGCACTGTACCAGCGACTGGATTCGCACCTGAATTCACAGCTCAAATGCTCAATACATCGGGTGATGATGGCAATGGTGATCCTGTTGTAAACGCAACAGCAGGTAGCGTTAAGAGTGACGTCTCCTTTGCGGTTATTTATAAATAACCATTCTCTATATCGAGGCTTTGCTTAAGCAAAGCCTCGCTTTAATTGTCTTCCTCTAGTTAATGACTTTATTCCATATTGGTGTCCAAAATGCGAGCATTGCTGTTATTGATTGTCTATCCCTTTGCCTTATCTGTATTGGCAAATAACGAAAAGTTGACAAGTGAATCTGATGTCAACACCATCAATATCGCTAAAATAGATCTCGCTAATCATAGTTCGGGTTTAAATCTCAACTTTATTCGCGGTGTCAATCAGGTTGACCCGTCATTATTTAATCGACTTAGCAACAAATCAATTCCAGAGGTCGAAGATTATTACCAAGTCTATATTAATAGCACTCCTGTTTTTGAAGGCATCACGAAACTAAACATTATTAGCCAGGCCCTGTGTGTAGACCCAAAGTGGTTAGAAAAAGCCAACGTCAATTACGCACTAATGAAGGAGTGGTACAATAGTGTTCACAAGTGCTATGCGATAGAAGAAATCGGCTACTCAACTGTCGAGTATAAGCCAGAACGCAGCTCTGTATATATTTCTATTCCTCAACTATACCTCAATAATAATCGAAATCGTGATGTAAAATATGATTATGGTGAGCCAGGTTTTAAACTGGATTATCAATTCAATTGGTATAAAAATAGTGACCGAGATGCTGTCGCCTATGGCAGCGCAAAAACCCAATTAAATTTAGGTCCTTGGGTTCTGCTTAATCGATTGTCTGCTCATACAGACAACACCAATATCGAAAGTACCTCCACCCAGCTTTATCGTTCATTGTATTCACACAACAGTGAATTATATGCAGGTACTTTGTACGCTCAACCTTCTACGTTTAACAGTTTTGAGTTCTACGGTCTGACACTACAAACGGATAGCAGCATTAGAGACTGGACACAAAACATCTATGCGCCAGTGCTGACCGGAGTAGCACAAACCACCGCTCGTTTAAGTGTCTACCAAAATGATCTCTTGCTGACTGAAGTGACAGTCTCTCCCGGTCCGTTTGAATTCACCAATTACATACCCAACGGCAACGGCGATATTAAACTTGTGATCACCGAGGACAACGGCGAAACTCAAACTAAAATCTACCCAATGACAACCCTGCCCGACATGATTCGCCCCGGCATCAGCAGTTATGCATTCTCTATCGGTTCAAAAAAGAACCTAGATTTTAACGACTCTCTATTTCTCAATATGAACTATGAAATTGGTTTAGATGATTTGGGCTTGACCAGTAGCGGACTGCTTAATAAAAACTATCAAGCGATAGGGCTAGGCATCACCAAATCGTTGGGAGAAATCGGGGCTATCTCATTAAAAAACCGTGTTTCCAACGCCTACAACCACCGTCAAGATTCGTGGCTAAACGGTCTATCTCTGTCGTTACAATACGCAAAAAGAGTCAATTCGGTTACTGACTTGCGTATTGTGGGTTATCACTACAACGATAAGCACTATGTTGACTTCAGTAACTATACCCCTAGCTACTCCTTTGACAATACGCGCAATAAAAACCGCTATGAGCTGGTCGTCAACAATCACTTTGACCTATTTTCCTTAAATGCGACAGGATGGACTCAAGACTACTGGGGTAGCGGTCATCGCGATACTGGTTATGACCTAACACTCAGCTCACATTGGGGCAGCATATCGTATTCACTGGCGTTATCGAGACAAGAAAACCAGTATAGTAACGACAACAGCATCTCATTTAACTTGGGTATGCCTTTAGGCGTTCGCCAGTTCTTGTCCAATAGTTTTTATTACACCGACAGTACAGAATCCTTTGTCAACAACCTGAATTTCTCGCATCAGCTTGACGATAAAACCAGTTATGGATTGAGTGCCACGAGTACTCAAGAGGAAGCTCTACAAACGGCGACGGCGAGAGCCAGTTATCGAGGTGACCTTGCAACCGTGAGTGGTACGGTGAGCAAAACCCAAGACCGCCATACTGTCTCTGCGAGTATCGCCGGATCGATGGTCGGATTATGGAATGACAAGAGCGTCACACTTACCAACAACCGAGGCACGACGGTCGCCGTCGCCGATATTGAAGCAATCAAAGACGTAAAAGTTAACTCACGCACCTCAACCAACAGCAGTGGTCATGCCGTGATTACCCTGTCGGCGAACCGACCCAATAAAGTCACCGTCAACACCAGTGACATTGAAGAAACGATTGAGTTAGACAACAGTATTCAGCGTCTAGTACCGACTAAATACTCCATACACCATTTGCAGTACCCATACACTAAAGTTGAACGTTATATGTTCAAGCTTGTTGATCAACACAATCAAGCGATTCCTTTTGGTACGCAATTGCTGACGGAGTCTGGAAAGTATATGACTTTTGTTGCCAACAATGGCTTGGTGCAATTCAGCTTAACCGCAGAAAATAAAGTCTCAACGTTAACCAGCAGTCATGCTAATCAGAGCTGTCAATTCGAACTCAGCACCCTCACCCCATACCAATATGGAGAACCGATCCAAAATGTCTATTGTAAGTAAACTACTGACCCTACTGCTATTTATACCCTTGCCGTTATGGGCCGCATTCAGTCTTGATGGGACTCGTTTTGTTTATCATGAAACGGCAAAGAGTATGGAGGTGCAAGTCACCAATAGTGAAGAAAGAGATTACGGCGGTCAGGTTTGGGTCGAAAACTATACTCATTCGGCGCAGGAGAGTTATTTCGCCATTTACCCCGCCTTGTTCAAAATCGGTGGTCAATCTGTTCAGCAGGTGAAGTTTATCAACATTGCCCCTTTGTCTAAGGATCAAGAGTCACTGTTTTATATCAATGTGCAAGAAATCCCTCCGATAGCCAGTGATAACCAGATGAACAACGCTATTGCCATTGCCATCACTACCAAGGTAAAGCTGTTTTATCGTCCAGAAAGCCTGAAGAAAGACAGACCTTCGGCTGAAAAAAACATCACGGCTAGACGTACAGCAAAAGGCATCGTTCTTGAAAACCCAACGCCATACTATTTTGCCGTAACAAAGGTCCATCAATTACCTGACTTACCCAAAGCGACAATGGATAATTTGGCGATTTTTTCACCTCAATCTGAGGTGATACTGCCGGTATCCCAGCAGACGCAACTTAAGGAATTAAGCTTCTTAGCGATCAACGACTATGGTGGCCGAAATGAATATACAGTATCAATTAATGAATAGTAACCAAACAGGTGCTGCCCCCGTGCACAAATATATTGCTAGCCTTAGTTTGTTCATCGTGTTCATCATCAGCCTTGCATGGTCAACAAAACCCCAAGCATCTTATAACACCGCCTTTAGCCAAGCACAGGTTGCAGCGTTGGAAATTGGTCAGTGTATCTACGAGACAGAGCCTTCTTTTACCCCTTCTCTATTTACTGGAACGCTAACAGCACAACAAAATATCATGGGTACTGTTCTTAATACTATTAGCTACACCAAAGCGGGAGGAGAGGTTAACACCGGATTAGTATTCTGCCGTTGTTATGGGCAAACCAACCCAGACTATCTCCATTTTCGTGCCAATGTGCCATACCCACGAACGACCGTGACATTTCCTGATGGCACTACAGATTCAGGTTTTTTCCAAATTAACCCCTACATCGCCCTTAAAGTAGAGATTGACTTAATTACAGCAGGAACAACTGCGAGCGCGGTAACCAAGAATATCCTAGATGTGCAATCCACAAAACATACAAACTACAAAACCACCGACCATCTTTGCAAACCGGGGCAAAATCTAGGCTTTGCAGGCGATGCTGCGACTCGCTGGTATCAAGGATTCCAGCCTTTCCAGGTTGAGACCGCAATGACAGGTGAAGTGACGATTGCCCTACTTAAGCCCGTCATCAACCAAATCACCATGACTAATCAGCCCATTGCCACCATCTACGCTACGGTATCGGAACATGTCGATCCTATTACGGTAAATAACCCCAATGATTATTGGATGCAACTGTCAATTGACATCGATGTTGATGCGCTTAGTCATACGTGTGTACCGGAGGTCGAAAACCATGTTGTTCAACTCCTACCAACTAGGGGCAATAACTTTGACCACGCTGGAGCCATACCAAATAACTACTCCGCAACCTCATTCGACTTAACTTATGTATGTGACTTTAAAGCTGACAACTCAGTTAAAATGGCTTTGTTTGCCACACCTGCCAATAGCAACTATCCGCATGTTATTAAAGCCAACTATCGCGCAGGCAGTAGTCACAATGACAATCTAGGCGTTGTGGTCAAGCAGCGCAATGGGACTGGTACGATTCTTAATCCAACGACGATGAATGAAGTCAATCACGATATTTACTCCAATGTAGGTGTAGCCCAAGAACAATATACCTTTGAATTGGAAGCCTACCCGACTAAAACCACCAATGATGAGGTCATCGTTGGTGAGTATGAGGCTTCAGCAACCATTCAGCTGTCGTTTGATTAAGGAAAGTTTGATTAAAGAAAGAGCTAATAGTTATGACTCCTACTTCATCTGACTAAGCGATAACAGTCTGTTCTGACTATTCTGTCACTCTAAATAACAAAACGCCCAATCAACTGCATTGGGCGTCATTACGCATACGTTCCTGTACTGACCAATATCACTTGACAATGGTGGTTCCTTTACGACAGGTCTGTAGGTGCGTTTTTATGATTGTCGTATCATCTAACAGGCAGCGGGTATCTGGCGCCCCGCCATTTTGTGCGAGAGCAAAACCCGAAACAAAAATTGCGACAATAAATGGTAGTCGTTTCATACAGTATTCCTTCCGCGTCACCGCGGCGTTGTTCGTGCACTGTTGACCTCGTGCATCAATCTGTAACCTAGTGCATCAGCTTTCATGTTCAACATTTTTTTCGTGCCAGTTATACTGCTCCAGATAAACATCCTTCTTTGTTACACCACAAGTTGGTGATCTAAGAGATATCAACTAAGGTAAAAAGTATCCAAATTCCAATGCGACAAGCCGATTTTTATCAACAAAAATCAAGGATACGACCATGCACGACATCATCAAAGATCTTAACTTTCGCTATACCGTTAAACAGTACGACTCAAGCAAGCGCATCACCTCAGAGAAAATCGCCATCATTAAAGAAGCGATACGCATGTCTGCTTCCTCCATTAACTCTCAGCCTTGGAAATTTATCCTGTTAGAAAGTGAGGAGGCGAAGCAGCGATTTCATGACACCTTTGCGATTAAATTTCAGTTTAATCAACACCATGCACTCGAAGCTTCGCATGTTATTTTGTTTGCCTATGATCCCAAGTTTACTAAAGAGCGATACGGGCACTGTGTGGATATTGAGGTCGAGTCTGGTCACTTACCTGCCGATATGTACGACAACATGCTGAACGGCGGCTACTCATTCGCTGAGCTCAATACCGATGAGGATGGCTTTAATGGTCACTGGACCAAAGCACAACTCTATTTGGCGCTGGGTAATGCGCTGCACACCCTAGCGCGTCTTGAAATAGGTTCGACACCGATGGAAGGCGTAGATGCAGAATTGATTAGCAAAGAGTTCGAACAAGAACTGGACGGCTACGTTTGTGAGGTCGCCTTGGCGATGGGCTATCCAAAACAAGAAGAAGACTACAACCACGGCTTACCGAAAGCCCGTCTTCCTATTGATGAGATATTTATTGAGTTATAACCCTATCACGAGAAACCAATGCTCAGAACAGAGCCGCTTTGGTTCTGTTCTCTATTGTCATCCGACGTTTTCATTGAGCTAGCGAGCTTTGTTAAACCTGATCACGACGCTTAAAAAGCAGCTTGGGTCCAAAGACATTAATCAGAGCGCCTGTAACAATCAATCCCCCACCCACGTAAGTCCAAAGTGACGGAATTTCGTTAAATACCCAAACCCCAAGTAACGCTGAAAAGACAATTTGAATATAAGAGTACGCAGAAGCGGAACCCGCCGCTTGGGTTTGCATCGCTTTGGTCAGTCCATATTGACCAACTTGAGTAAAGATACCCACCAAAATCAACATCACGACCATAAACAAGCTTGGCCAAACAAACTCATCCCAGATCAAAATCATAGAGATGGGAAACGCTACCAGCGGAAAATAGAAAATAATCACGGAACTGTCTTCGGTTTGACTCAGCTTTCTCACAATAACATAGGCGATAGAG from the Vibrio hippocampi genome contains:
- a CDS encoding fimbrial protein, translating into MNIQYQLMNSNQTGAAPVHKYIASLSLFIVFIISLAWSTKPQASYNTAFSQAQVAALEIGQCIYETEPSFTPSLFTGTLTAQQNIMGTVLNTISYTKAGGEVNTGLVFCRCYGQTNPDYLHFRANVPYPRTTVTFPDGTTDSGFFQINPYIALKVEIDLITAGTTASAVTKNILDVQSTKHTNYKTTDHLCKPGQNLGFAGDAATRWYQGFQPFQVETAMTGEVTIALLKPVINQITMTNQPIATIYATVSEHVDPITVNNPNDYWMQLSIDIDVDALSHTCVPEVENHVVQLLPTRGNNFDHAGAIPNNYSATSFDLTYVCDFKADNSVKMALFATPANSNYPHVIKANYRAGSSHNDNLGVVVKQRNGTGTILNPTTMNEVNHDIYSNVGVAQEQYTFELEAYPTKTTNDEVIVGEYEASATIQLSFD
- a CDS encoding fimbria/pilus periplasmic chaperone gives rise to the protein MSIVSKLLTLLLFIPLPLWAAFSLDGTRFVYHETAKSMEVQVTNSEERDYGGQVWVENYTHSAQESYFAIYPALFKIGGQSVQQVKFINIAPLSKDQESLFYINVQEIPPIASDNQMNNAIAIAITTKVKLFYRPESLKKDRPSAEKNITARRTAKGIVLENPTPYYFAVTKVHQLPDLPKATMDNLAIFSPQSEVILPVSQQTQLKELSFLAINDYGGRNEYTVSINE
- a CDS encoding fimbrial protein, encoding MKNKLLVSASAVAIMLGSLSVQANTGTVYFYGAVTDATCDLTPVQDGVESDRIDLGTMAPSDLMAPAVNFTIEPKSGGTCDALTGMDAEIDWVFGSNGLGDKGLANTTGSATGVHIGLAYGATAISQNTGVVSLGTVPATGFAPEFTAQMLNTSGDDGNGDPVVNATAGSVKSDVSFAVIYK
- a CDS encoding nitroreductase family protein, yielding MHDIIKDLNFRYTVKQYDSSKRITSEKIAIIKEAIRMSASSINSQPWKFILLESEEAKQRFHDTFAIKFQFNQHHALEASHVILFAYDPKFTKERYGHCVDIEVESGHLPADMYDNMLNGGYSFAELNTDEDGFNGHWTKAQLYLALGNALHTLARLEIGSTPMEGVDAELISKEFEQELDGYVCEVALAMGYPKQEEDYNHGLPKARLPIDEIFIEL
- a CDS encoding fimbria/pilus outer membrane usher protein, coding for MRALLLLIVYPFALSVLANNEKLTSESDVNTINIAKIDLANHSSGLNLNFIRGVNQVDPSLFNRLSNKSIPEVEDYYQVYINSTPVFEGITKLNIISQALCVDPKWLEKANVNYALMKEWYNSVHKCYAIEEIGYSTVEYKPERSSVYISIPQLYLNNNRNRDVKYDYGEPGFKLDYQFNWYKNSDRDAVAYGSAKTQLNLGPWVLLNRLSAHTDNTNIESTSTQLYRSLYSHNSELYAGTLYAQPSTFNSFEFYGLTLQTDSSIRDWTQNIYAPVLTGVAQTTARLSVYQNDLLLTEVTVSPGPFEFTNYIPNGNGDIKLVITEDNGETQTKIYPMTTLPDMIRPGISSYAFSIGSKKNLDFNDSLFLNMNYEIGLDDLGLTSSGLLNKNYQAIGLGITKSLGEIGAISLKNRVSNAYNHRQDSWLNGLSLSLQYAKRVNSVTDLRIVGYHYNDKHYVDFSNYTPSYSFDNTRNKNRYELVVNNHFDLFSLNATGWTQDYWGSGHRDTGYDLTLSSHWGSISYSLALSRQENQYSNDNSISFNLGMPLGVRQFLSNSFYYTDSTESFVNNLNFSHQLDDKTSYGLSATSTQEEALQTATARASYRGDLATVSGTVSKTQDRHTVSASIAGSMVGLWNDKSVTLTNNRGTTVAVADIEAIKDVKVNSRTSTNSSGHAVITLSANRPNKVTVNTSDIEETIELDNSIQRLVPTKYSIHHLQYPYTKVERYMFKLVDQHNQAIPFGTQLLTESGKYMTFVANNGLVQFSLTAENKVSTLTSSHANQSCQFELSTLTPYQYGEPIQNVYCK
- a CDS encoding outer membrane beta-barrel protein; this encodes MLLMLTFFVSTNLLASELAVDSQDNIDDAMFDIEEDKVTLDPKKWRYITQLKIGKSDVANQKYGGDYGSSVGFRFGAALSKQLVVGLEYNNTDVVDSARHSLSYMGPNITYHHWLNDAVSAYVGTGVGVKLTDNFSQDSEQETIRDAFPYLDIGFHYQLSERWRIGAGYRNAFRVTQANDSLNDVYMSLSFITAVNQPEPSPVIVPAPCPVCEEAPIPEPERELMTLAISYFDLNESQLPPIEEQKVNSIIRTIDSENGIEKVRANVNTDGSGIAESNEILSEQRGNYTHELIKRATTLDDDDIIIHTQVNDHSERFSRCMLIETGQKRADCLQQDRKLELILYPQE